Genomic window (Achromobacter sp. B7):
AGCACCAGCACGTCGCGCGCGGCGGTGCTGACCTTCACGATGCCCATGATGTCGGCGCTGCTGGCCTGGCTGGTGCTGGGCGAACGGCTGGACCGACGGCGCGCGCTGGCGCTGATGCTGGGCGCCATCGGGGTGGCCATCCTGGCCTGGCCGGTGTTGCGCGCGGTGTTCGGGCAGCACGACCTGGCCGCCACCCGTGGCCTGGTGTTTCCGCTGGTGGCCGCGTTTGGTTGGGCGGCGGGCACGGTGTATCTGAAGCGCTGGCCGGTGGACGGCCACCGTATCGTCGTCACCGCATGGCAGTTGGCCGTGGGCGCCGCCTGTGCGCTGACGGGCGTGTTGATCGCCGGCGAGTCATTTCCTACCCAAGGCTGGAACGGCCGCATCGTGGCGGCGCTGTCGTTTCACATCATCCTGGGCACGGCGGTGGCCTACTGGCTGTGGTTCGTGCTGAGCGAACGCGTCAGCGCTACGGTGGCGGCGTTGACCACGTTGATGGT
Coding sequences:
- a CDS encoding DMT family transporter, translated to MRLIPVALALFWGLNWPAVKIILAIFPPFTLRVLGLGSGAVLLLLLARAKRLPLLPPRDAWPGIVVGGVLAVAVFNLAVAWAQLSTSTSRAAVLTFTMPMMSALLAWLVLGERLDRRRALALMLGAIGVAILAWPVLRAVFGQHDLAATRGLVFPLVAAFGWAAGTVYLKRWPVDGHRIVVTAWQLAVGAACALTGVLIAGESFPTQGWNGRIVAALSFHIILGTAVAYWLWFVLSERVSATVAALTTLMVPVVGVLGAMALVGDRPAAADWWGFAFVLAGAALIVLNLGRSRG